Within the Cherax quadricarinatus isolate ZL_2023a chromosome 75, ASM3850222v1, whole genome shotgun sequence genome, the region TCCCTGGTGTGGAAGGATGAGGGGTAGTCCCTAGTGTGGCAGGGTAAGGGGTAGTCCCTGGTGTGGAAGGATGAGGGGTAGTCCCTAGTGTGGCAGAGTAAGAGGTAGTCCCTGGTGTGGAAGGATGAGGGGTAGTCCCTAGCGTGGCAGAGTAAGGGGTAGTCCCTGGTGTGGAAGGATGAGGGGTAGTCCCTAGTGTGGCAGGGTAAGGGGTAGTCCCTGGTGTGGAAGGATGAGGGGTAGTCCCTAGTGTGGCAGGGTAAGGGGTAGTCCCTGGTGTGGAAGGATGAGGGGTAGTCCCTAGTGTGGCAGAGTAAGGGGTAGTCCCTGGTGTGGAGGGATGAAGGGTAGTCCCTTGTGTGGCAAGGTAAGGGGTAGTCCCTGGTGTGGAAGGATGAGGGGTAGTCCCTAGTGTGGCAGAGTAAGGGGTAGTCCCTGGTGTGGAAGGATGAGGGGTAGTCCCTAGTGTGGCAGGGTAAGGGGTAGTCCCTGGTGTGGAAGGATGAGGGGTAGTCCCTAGTGTGGCAGAGTAAGAGGTAGTCCCTGGTGTGGAAGGATGAGGGGTAGTCCCTAGTGTGGCAGGGTAAGGGGTAGCCCCTGGTGTGGAAGGATGAGGGGTAGTCCCTAGTGTGGCAAGGTAATGGGTAGCCCCTGGTGTGGAAGGATGAGGGGTAGTCCCTAGTGTGGCAGAGTAAGGGGTAGTCCCTGGTGTGGAAGGATGAGGGGTAGTCCCTAGTGTGGCAGAGTAAGGGGTAGCCCCTGGTGTGGAAGGATGAGGGGTAGTCCCTAGTGTGGCAAGGTAAGGGGTAGTCCCTGGTGTGGAAGGATGAGGGGTAGTCCCTAGTGTGGCAGAGTAAGGGGTAGTCCCTGGTGTGGCAGAGTAAGGGGTAGTCCCTGGTGTGGAAGGATGAGGGGTAGTCCCTAGTGTGGCAGAGTAAGGGGTAGTCCCTGGTGTGGAAGGATGAGGGGTAGTCCCTAGTGTGGCAAGGTAAGGGGTAGTCCCTGGTGTGGAAGGATGAGGGGTAGTCCCTAGTGTGGCAGAGTAAGGGGTAGTCCCTGGTGTGGCAGAGTAAGGGGTAGTCCCTGGTGTGGAAGGATGAGGGGTAGTCCCTAGTGTGGCAGAGTAAGGGGTAGTCCCTGGTGTGGCAGAGTAAGGGATAGTCCCTGGTGTGGAAGGATGAGGGATAGTCCCTGGTGTGGAAGGATGAGGGGTAGTCCCTGGTGTGGGAGGATCAGCCCAGTATTAGACAATATTcagcagcacactggtgaggtgggtggcgtgtacagtgttgctgggagACTTATTATTGCATGAGCTCTCTCATGCACTGTTTGCACACATGGGGAGGGTGGGAGTGCGTGGGAGATACGCAACACAGAGACGAATGTACTTACCTTTTTGTGCTCGTCTATTCGTGGTTTCATTGGTCGAATCTCGGCTCTTGGCACTTCCTCTCTGCTGGCCGCCACTAGCTTCGTAAGccttgtcatacctattctttaAGCTATATACGATCCTGCCTCTTCCACTTTGCTGTCTAGGTCGTTTtccttcctgaccactctaaggttaaagaagtgtttcctgacatctCTCTCTGACTCGTCTGTGTTTTTAAGTTTCCACCTGTGTCattgtgtacctgagacccgcctctcaaacagACTCGGCCTGTCCACCCTTTCATttcctctaagtattttttttaatgttgtaCTCATGTCAACTCTGATCCTTCTGTCGTCAGGTTCAGCTCGTctagtctctcatagttcatacccCTCAGCTCTTGGACTAGTCTCACTTAAAACTTTGCCTTTTTTTCAGCTTCTTTACACGCTTTACTAGatttgggttccatactggcgctgcatactccaagatgggcctggcCTATGCAGTGTACAAGGTCGTGAATGCTTTCTTGTTAATGTTTCTGAAAGCTACCTTTAGATTTGCCAGTCTTGTGTTTGCTGCAGCTGTCATTCATTTGATGTGTGCATTAGGCTTAATGCTGGGAACTATGCTCACCCGGAGGTCCTTCTCTTTCAGAAAGGTTTGCAACTTTTGTTGCCCCGAGCCTGTACTCTGTTTACGGTCTTCTTTGTTCTTCTCCGAGTTTTATAACTTTGCGTTAGCTGGAATTACATGGCAACAGCAACTTATTAGACCAGTCCTGCAGCCTGTCCGTAGCCATTTGTAGTCTCTtcttgtttgtgtgtactcacctatatgtgtttACAGGGGCCgaatttcagctcctggccctgcctccccTTGCCAGAGTCACTCCTAGCTTCATGGGCCCTATCTtatctattcttaaaactatgcatggagtctgcctcctgtgtgtgtgtgtgtgtgtgtgtgtgtgttatatgggAGGAGTGGAGGTATTGTataaggggaggaggggtagttcCTCCCAACAATTACACCAAATATGGTTCGTGACTGTACCTTCTCACgcacgcccccccccccctcttaacCCCACCACTATAAATTCCCGCACACCAACAAGTTATAAATTCCCTTACTTCATATAATTCTCTGATAAAAAAAATCCCCTACAAGGAAGGTGCCTGGATACCGGTGAGGAGTCCCTTGCCCAAAGAATCAGAAATATCCCTCTCTATTccgtggatcaaacctgattacctcccattccctaggtACCATATGAAAATAACATAATGAGTTATGGTTGATCAGCCTACTCTACCTTAATGCACGCAAAAGGAGTAGTGCATAGTGCAGCATGTTTCTAATGAAGTTAAATTTATAATGCAGCTAAGTTGTTGATGCAATTGAatattgttattgtgtatttgaaGTCGATCCAGAACTATTCCTTTCATAAAAATTGTAAATTGGCATCAGCAGTTACTCATAAAAGTTTGAACCCGATCGGATAAGGCATTCCCcagaaatagtaatagtaattataattGTTACAGGGGTGCTGTAACAATTATAATTACTATTCAGTAGTTAACAGGTGGTACTGTCAGACGGTTTACCTGGGGTTTACTTGATGGcgatttcgggggtcagcgcccccgcggctgggtcccagaccaggcctgtcAGTGGTCGACTCATCCAGAGTGGAGAATGTATTCCAGACTACACTGAAGCTGGGGCTCCGGAGGActgcctgacgtacactgtaatATGTAACTGCCACGTGCACTATAACATGTAAATACCACGTACATTGTAACATGTAACTACCACGTGCACTATAACATGTAAATACCACGTACATTGTAACATGTAACTACCACGTGCACTATAACATGTAAATACCACGTACATTGTAACGTGTAACTACCACGTACACTATAACATGTAACTACCATGTACACTATAACATGTACCTACCACGTACACTATAACATGTAGCTACCACGTACACTGTAACATGTAACTGACATACACTGTAACAACATGTAACTGCCATGTACAGTTTAGCAGCATGTAACTGCTGGTCTCAGGGTCTGGCGGTACAACGGACAAAATAATCTGAGGATAAATTGCGTCCGTGGGAATGTCACGGTACTGTACACGCGAGCGCAGGTGACGTGGAGTGTACACTCTACATGGAATGAACGTTACGTTCACTTAGAGAGAGAGTTTTGATTATACACTCTTACAAAATACCTTATTTTATGTGACAGTTGTGTTATGAgaacaacagtgtgttgctacctaaTTATTTATGATTGTTACGTaatgggaacacccacagtgttgctacccAACTCTGTGATTGTTACGTACTGGGAAcacccatggtgttggtacccAACTCTGTATGATTGTTACGTACTGGGAACACTCATAGTGTTGGTACCCAACTCTGCATGATTGTTACGTACTAGGAACACCCATAGTGTTGTTACCCAACTCTATGATTGTTACGTACTGGGAACACCCATATTGTTGGTATCCAACTCTGTATGATTGTTGCGTACTGGGAAcacccatggtgttggtacccAACTCTATATGATTGTTACGTACTGGGAACACCCATGGTGTTGTTACCCAACTCTATGATTGTTACGTACTGGGAACACCCATATTGTTGGTATCCAACTCTGTATGATTGTTACATACTGGGAAcacccatggtgttggtacccAACTCTATATGATTGTTACGTACTGGGAACACCCATGGTGTTGCTACCCAACTCTGTATGATTGTTACGTACTAGGAACACCCATAGTGTTGGTACCCAACTCTGCATGATTGTTACGTACTAGGAACACCCATAGTGTTGTTACCCAACTCTATGATTGTTACGTACTGGGAACACCCATAGTGTTGGTACCCAACTCTGTATGATTGTTACGTACTAGGAACACCCATAGTGTTGTTACCCAACTCTATGATTGTTACGTACTGGGAACACCCATATTGTTGGTATCCAACTCTGTATGATTGTTACGTACTGGGAACACCCATAGTGTTGGTACCCAACTCTGTATGATTGTTACGTACTGGGAACACCCATAGTGTTGGTACCCAACTCTATATGATTGTTACGTACTGGGAACACCCATAGTGTTGGTACCCAACTCTATGATTGTTACGTACTGGGAACACCCATATTGTTGGTATCCAACTCTATATGATTGTTACGTACTGGGAACACCCATAGTGTTGGTACCCAACTCTATATGATTGTTACGTACTGGGAACACCCATAGTGTTGGTACCCAACTCTATATGATTGTTACGTACTGGGAACACCCATAGTGTTGGTACCCAACTCTATATGATTGTTACGTACTGGGAAcacccatggtgttggtacccAACTCTGTATGATTGTTACGTACTGGGAAcacccatggtgttggtacccATCTCTTTATGATTATTACGTACTGGGAACACCCATAGTGTTGGTACCCAACTCTGTATGATTGTTACGTACTGGGAACACCCATAGTGTTGGTACCCAACTCTGATTGTTACGTGCTGGGAACACCCATAGTGTTGCTACCCAACTCTGTATGATTGTTACGTACTgggaacacccagtgttgctACCCAACTCTGTATGATTGTTACGTATTGGGAACACCCATGGTGTTAGTACCCAACTCTATGATTGTTACGTACTGGGAACACCCATGGTGTTGCTACCCAACTCTGTATGATTGTTACGTattgggaacacccacagtgttgctgccCAGTCGAGAACGGTTGGTTAGCTAATTGGGATTAAAGAGTgtcaactaatatatatatatatatatatatatatatatatatatatatatatatatatatatatatatgtatgtatatatatatatatatattatattatattatatattatatatatatatatatatataatttcattgtgtttgttcattattaaattattgtaatcttatctaaaatatgtttagttggattaggctaaactaaattgagcttgttataataagattacgtaagttttctaaggctcttttggtacaaaattaacacaaatggaaaaaaatatatctttaaacgtataagagaaaaatttagaaaggacttaattttaaatgagttcttgctaattgaccagttttacctatacggcacgacatatatatttatatattattattattattgagttaTCAATTTTAAtataagtaatttttttttcaagagaGGAGCATTTTTTGTGTTGAAGACCAGAGACCTTTTTTGTGTTGCAggtgacgtcactgctgctggagGCACTAACAAGGAAGCTTGGCACTCTACAGAACGAGTTAGAAACCTCATCGAACCCCGCCACCACAGAGGGTTCTCTCAAAGCCAAGGAAAACCTCACCAGCCAGCTGATTCTCACTATCGAGTAAGTACACTGCTGACTTCAACCCATCACCTCTTCACACTTTTACTGTTAAGTCAGACTGGTGACTGTTTAGTAAGTCTTAACTTCACTGTTAAAACTATTTATCGAGTCTTAATTTCACTGTTAAGACAGTCAAACAGATGACTGTTTAATCTTAAACACTGATTATCTGACTTACGTTGGCCCTTGCCAATTATCTGTTAATTTCTTGATTTACGAcatttatcctaggttaaattaaGCTATGTTATTCTAGGTTAGATTTAGGTTAAATTCTCCTTTCAAAAATTTACCCTTTATAACAGCACAACGGCGATGAAAAGTTTTGAAGCGGCAACAGAAAATGGGGAGCCACCCATACTCAGTCAGGTAATCACTGTTTAAGACCCGTTAAACAGTCACCCGTTTGACTGTCTTAACAGTGACGTAATGTTACTAAGATGATGGATTGGTTAAGGAAATGCGTACTTTGCAAAGTAAGCATTTTAAGGCACGTTTCACTCTTTGTAAAGCTtcgtgtttcgctctgtgtagagcttcaagtcATTTTTCGCTGTGTGTAGAGCTtcgtcatgtttcgctctgtacaAAGTTTTATAAAGCTGTTTTGTCTGTGtatagctttatcaagttattttgtgtagagctttatcaagaaatGCTTcggtctgtgtagagctttatcaagaaatGCTTcggtctgtgtagagctttatcaagaaatGCTTcggtctgtgtagagctttatcaagtcatgtttatgTAGAGCTTATTAAGCCATGTttcgctctacacagagtgaaaaatGGCGTAATAAAGCTCTACGCGGACAGAAAATTACGTGAagctctgcacacacacacaacgacttgataaagctctattcaGCTTCAAATCATGTTTCACCGTGGAGAGCTTCACCAGTCATGGTTCAGTGTGTAAAGCTGTATCATAATcttaaagctccacacagagcgatATTTCAGCACAATGAAAGCTAGTGTCTGTTGAAAGCTCTACGAAGGAGAAATAGGTATGGAAGGGAGTATTCTACCGTCAGGTAGAGTCATCTCTTCCCTtcgggaaggaaggaaggaaggcgtcTCCTTCACGCAGGGCACTGGAAGGGGAGTTTGCCTTCCCCaggaggaagggtgaggggacTCTTCCTGTATATGAGACAGGGGGAGAGGAACTTACACCCTGTTTGGCAGTGGAAGGGTGGGGGTCATCCATGCCAGGGGGTATGGGGGGGGGAGGTCCTCTACCTGAAAGGAAAttgagaatataataataataataataataataataataaaaataatctttatttttacaagtacatgtacaaggtatactgtatagaaatccccttgttatgcagaacattttgggcaGATTAGGTCTGtgctgtccccaggatgcgacctacaccagtcaactaacatccaggtacctaatttattgataggtgaacaggaacaacaggtgtcttaaggaaacacgtcctaatcttTTTAAATTAGtagcggggatcgaaccacgaaccttAGCGTTTGAGCTGAGTGCGCCAGCGATCGAGCTCCGAGACACCCGTTGTGGGAAATTCGAGGTGAAGGTGGTTCTTCGAGACAGAGGGAAGGGATGGTTCAGTCACGATAACTATGACGGTACCATAAGTTTTTATCATACTTGCTCTAAGATGCAGTTCTGAGTTCCTGCAAAACTCACCTTTAAGTGTTGTTAATTGTTGTGTTTTGGTGGTGAGTGGCGTTGTTTGTGCACCATAAGCGTTGTTaattcttttgttttggtggtgaGTGGCGTTGTTTGTGCACCATAACAAGTTAGCGTGGCTTAGCAACACTTACTATGGATATTATGTTTGTCAGCATTTCCCATAAGGTTACAAAGGAGGTGTAATGACAACGGCATTGATGACACTGGTGCATGCAGAAGCTTTTTACTgcgtcaacgtttcgctcagccACTAGATAAAGGGGTAAATcgttttgaaaaccaacaagttgaagattgagacacaacatatgggaatctttattaaggaaatgtttcgccacacactggcatCATCAGTCCATCAGAGTGATGGACTAAACATatcgattccagactgagggactgattacctcaactcctcctctccttgcccATTTCTACTTTTtattggaccgatgaagccactgtatggcgaaacgtttccttaaagattcccatatgttgcataagtgtctcagtcttccaCTATATAAAGCTTCACACATGGTCACAAAGCAAGCTTGCTCTCCCACTGTAGTTTCTTTAACACATTTCATAATTTTGTGATACTTGAATGAGGGTATTTACAGTTAAATTCATAGGTTAGTTTGATAATTTTGATAGGCACTCCCATACATTTCCCGGGAGTGTTAATTACGGAGATTGCAATTGTTGCTAATGTGTTGAATAGTTGTTGATGACTTTTTGGGAGTTTGTAAAGTGTGGATCACATGTTATAGTTTGCAGCGACGCCACTAGGGgttttatttgtatattgttggcttttatttgtatattgtattgtaTAGATAAAAATTATTTTGTCTCCATTgtggaatgtagataaatggtacaGAGAACCGaaccacatgtgcaacacttgggtatctttattgtggaaacgtttcaccacttagtgacttcatcagtccaatacaaagaagaatggtgaagatcaggaggagtttgaggtaattagtccctcagactggagtcgatgtaatcagtcatcagtcttgataagaatacagcatatgtgcgaagaagtggttTTTATACTTCAGTCAGGTCAGGTGAAGCAGCCGTAGGCGGTGTCACCTTGGACAGAgccacaggtggaagtaggtcatgccagtAGTTTTAGACAAGCGTAGAAatccttgtatcaagatctcaAGATattacagtgtctgacaggaatgtagataatGGTTTAGAGACCCggtaagttaataaattagatgcATATGTCTAAATTTATCAACTTCTCTGttgtctgaaccatttatcacattATGCTAGAGAGCTGAGTTTTATTCTCAGTGGAGGATAGAGTTGTGACGATGGGAGAATAGAGAAGACGTAATAATGATGGATAGTATTGTTGTGATGGATGGGGAAATAATGATAATTTGCTGTCAAATGGACATAATTGCTGTTTGCAGATTACGCAATGTTATTGGAATACTGTGAGAGGAAGCAGCAGAGAACGGTAGAGTAGTTGGGAAAGATGTGATGAAGGAAGATAATAGAAggtgaatgcaaaaaaaaaaatagggtaaTTTAATGAGAATATGTAGAATAAATGGAAAAAGAGATTTAGAACGAAAATAAGGAAAATAAGGAAAACGGTGAATCTTTTCAGATGTTTGGGAGTAGATACGCGACCAGATACTTCTAAATTATGAAGTAAATCataaggtaaaaaaaaagaaagttgcAAGAGTCTAGAAAATTGCAGAAGTGTGAAAAGATGTGCGGTGGATGCAGAAAATATGAATGTATTCGAATATAGTGatacagtttgtgtgtgtgtgtgtgtgtgaagcttggTCTTGGTGAGTTAGAGAGAGGTGCTTGGCACCTAGGTTAATGTCTTGTTTGATGTGACTATTATGCAACTAAAAAGAGCGATTACATTAATATATGTGGCTGTTAAGATAAGCATGGATCATGGAGCAAAATAGGTTGACAAAGAAAGTCCACAAATGTTTGTTACttggaaggtgtgtgtggggggggggttctaAGTGAGAGTTCGATGGTGGTTGTGAAAGGTGCGATAAGGAGGAGGTGTCTCCttcaggaggcacttgagtgcaGGAGAGTGATCTGTGTTGTTGGAGAGTGTATGAGGTAATATCTACGATGGTTAAACTTTAATTGAGTTTGTAAAATCTGGGACTTGAGTGTGTACTCTGTGAGTGTGATGTCATGTTCGCGGTTTGGTGGACGTGGCCAACTGTCGACGATAGTGAAATTAAGATCAAcgtaaatcacggaacgggttgAGCTTGAACTCATGGCACTcgtcttattacgatttcgtgagttaagcacgttaagagaccatacaataagtgtcaggggtccgagactgttcaactgcctcccagcacacataagggggattaccaacagacccctggcagtcttcaagctggcactggacaagcacctaaagtcagttcctgatcagccgggctgtggctcgtacgttggtttgcgtgcagccagcagcaacagcctggttgatcaggctctgatccaccaggaggcctggtcacagaccgggccgcgggggcgttgacccccgaaactctctccaggtaaacaggtaatAGACTAAGCAGCTTCAAGGCATGGCAAAACGCCACGCCAGCGAAATGTTGTTCCACTAATAGTTTAATCTGCAACCTGTGTTTTGGCTTTACAAGGTGTTTGTGGAGTGATTGATTGTTACTGTATTATTTTCTTAGCTTCGCTCTACCTTTGTGGGGGAAACTACTGATGAATTTTAAAAGATTTCGTTCAGCTTCACGGTAATTAGGAAACACCATTATTGAGAGACAGTCGTAATTATTCACCTGACattattcacctttaatttcagGAAAGTTCAGAATCAGTGGGAGCAGCTGGAACAGGAGTATACACACCAAGCCATTGGTGTCCTCCGCTGCTCTAACACTCGCGGCTCTGGCAaggtaagtgagagagagagagagaagtaataatatatatttaccCTGAAAGATGTAAACAATCGCAAACAAGTGATTAACAAGGCCTTTCACTGTTGCTAGTGCTTtcacatcttaccagaagatatcagaatcattgctggaacaaatgtagaagtcttcaagaggaaactggacaagtatcttcaccaggtgccagatcaacgagGCTGTGACGGATATTTGGGGCTGCGGGctaccaacagcaacagcttgattgaccaggctagcaccatgagtagactcgaaactcatcaaaagtatatcGTCAGCAGCTCCTGAcgaagcaccagcaacactgtgaaaGGCTTTGATCTATTTTTTCATTGGCTAGTGTCATGTTCTACAAATATAACCTGTTGTGTCTCCTGTTATTCTCAAACTTGAGACAAGGTAAGTAACTACTCTTCATTGTGTCCCAGTAGTTCTTTTGTATACATTTTGAAAAGCGTTAGGACATGTATAAGGACACGCATTAGGATATGCATCCTGTGTTTAGGTATCTTGTGGCTAACCTCTTCCTAGGTTGCCAGGATGGCTGGTTCAGGATTGTTGTCGATCGTATATTACATTCGGATTCTCGGTTTGTGGATCATTGACGGATTCTCAGCGGTGTTTGTGGATTATTGGCGGATTCTTGGTTGTGTTCATGCATTACGTACTGATTCTCGGCAATGTTCGtacattatcatcaccaccaccattatcaaaaccaccagcaccaccaccaaaaccacccccaccatcaccaccaccaccactactacaacctcaagcaccaccaccattaccacagtctTAACCATCAAAACCACTAGCATCATCCTTACCGTTaaaaccaccaacatcaccactaccattaccataaccacaaccaccagcatcaccagctccAGCTTCttgacgactacggtgctctgcacaccacctccaaggctgagggactgattacctcatcttttgtatatagttctgctaTCTTTtaattatatccttgaatttgtattgataaagccactggatggcgaaacttctacagtaaagatacccagatgttgcacgtctaattttcaccagcatcaccaccacaaccaccctcatcaccaccacaaccacacccaccctcatcaccaccacaaccacacccaccctcatcaccaccacaaccactcatcaccaccacaaccacacccaccctcatcaccaccacaaccacacccaccctcatcaccaccacaaccacacccaccctcatcaccaccacaaccacacccaccctcatcaccaccacaaccacacccaccctcatcaccaccacaaccacacccaccctcatcaccaccacaaccacacccaccctcatcaccaccacaaccacacccaccctcatcaccgccaccatcaccactatcaccactatcaccaccatcaccaccatcaccatcactactatcaccaccatcaccaccatcactactatcaccaccatcgccaccatcaccaccatcaccaccatcaccaccatcactactaccaccaccatcgccaccatcaccactcactaccatcactactatcaccaccatcgccaccatcaccactcactaccatcactaccatcactactatcaccaccatcaccaccatcactactatcaccaccatcgccactcaccaccatcaccaccatcactactatcaccaccatcgccaccatcaccaccatcaccaccatcaccacccacaaacGGGATTATTTCCAACCCCATCCCCCCATTTTTGCCCTCTAAAAAAAAGGCGAACGTAAAATTTTTTGGGAACCCCAAAAAGCGGCCCTGAACGTCCCACCTCTCCAGCATACATTCCCAGAATGTATTGCTCATATCACATATCTTCGTCTTTTACAAAAATAAAGCCTCTTTCTCACATTTCTCATTTGAAATTCATAATTTGGTCTCCATTTCAAATAAAAAATTTTCTCTTTCTCCCCCCTGCCCCCGAAAGAGAGTTTTTGGGAAAAAATTTAATGTCTTATTTTCAAAATCAGGCCGGGACGTCTCATTTttgggtgctgtatgaccctgcgAGTTTGGCCTTCTCGcatataaaaagtaaaaaatcattataaaaaaatgaaattataattaatgaaaaaaaataacgaaatttcattaataaaaaactaataataatcattaatagcaatatcagtaataataagacttaatattaataatcattaataataaattaataataataaaattaatattaatcattactaatactcaataataatagTGCTCATTGATAAaactaatattaataatcattacTATTAGTAAtactcattaataataataatacttattattaataataatacttattattaataataaaacatattaattaatttttaaaaaaccttattaataataaaaataaaaattaataaaa harbors:
- the LOC128691825 gene encoding uncharacterized protein isoform X10 yields the protein MDENQPLPGERDPQRHRGIFVVQLEVTSLLLEALTRKLGTLQNELETSSNPATTEGSLKAKENLTSQLILTIEKVQNQWEQLEQEYTHQAIGVLRCSNTRGSGKSNRSQPAIGLKQTQKARPTIFGTVADDHSPRDNTTKRVSLTLVLTRVKHLFKQF